One segment of Erigeron canadensis isolate Cc75 chromosome 2, C_canadensis_v1, whole genome shotgun sequence DNA contains the following:
- the LOC122588094 gene encoding pentatricopeptide repeat-containing protein At1g63130, mitochondrial-like gives MLGIKPDIYAFNIVINCYCCLNRLDIGLSVLGNALKLGYLPDCVTFNILIRGLCDEGLLGRARQVFDEMFLVGLEPDIVSYGTLVNGLCKMGNFNDAITLIQKIDGSCGVVVYSTIVDALCKNRQVGRAWSLFWEMIEKGVVPNLVIYICLMQGLCRFELREEAIQLLNDMLVRNVLIDLQSFNVLVSTLCKQGLVNESQYFLDFTVERGMMPDAASYNALINGYCLIHRLDDAKSLFDVMSCARDVVSYNVMINGYCKNKEINEALGLFKDMSRQNINPNVVTYTTIIRGLCLAEKLEDALVVFYKMQDCGLAANVVTYSTLIDTLCKNGRLSEALALFKMMDDAKVTPDVFTYTSIIDGLCKAEEIDAAYGLFLELSAGGLQPNVCTYTAMIGGFCRNRKLNEAKKLFLKMKEDGCPPNVHTYTIMINGYCRHGELNKANELLLKMQESGCLADGCTYNTITQGCLLHNEMSEANQYLKDLRNNGFSVDAYTKALLLRFQTCGQLGHSSPEVAQSFVQDQYHGVSDKCYDV, from the coding sequence ATGTTGGGAATAAAACCCGATATTTACGCGTTTAATATTGTGATAAATTGTTACTGTTGTTTAAATAGACTAGACATAGGTTTATCCGTGCTTGGTAACGCGTTGAAACTTGGGTACCTGCCGGATTGTGttacttttaatattttgattagAGGACTTTGTGACGAGGGGTTACTTGGTCGCGCACgccaagtgtttgatgaaatgtttttaGTTGGTTTGGAACCGGACATTGTTAGTTATGGGACTTTGGTTAATGGGTTGTGTAAAATGGGGAATTTTAATGATGCGATAACGTTGATTCAGAAGATTGATGGTTCTTGTGGGGTTGTCGTGTATAGTACAATTGTAGACGCTCTTTGTAAAAACAGGCAAGTTGGTCGTGCTTGGAGTCTTTTTTGGGAAATGATTGAGAAAGGTGTTGTGCCAAATTTGGTTATTTATATATGCTTGATGCAGGGGCTGTGTAGGTTTGAGTTACGGGAAGAAGCTATACAATTGTTGAATGATATGTTAGTTCGGAACGTGTTAATAGATTTGCAGTCGTTTAACGTGTTAGTAAGTACATTGTGTAAACAAGGTTTGGTGAATGAATCACAGTATTTTCTTGATTTCACGGTTGAAAGAGGGATGATGCCGGATGCTGCTAGTTACAATGCTTTGATAAATGGATACTGTTTGATTCATAGATTAGATGATGCTAAGAGTTTATTTGATGTCATGAGTTGTGCTCGTGACGTTGTTAGCTATAATGTTATGATCAATGGGTACTGTAAGAATAAAGAGATAAACGAAGCATTGGGACTGTTTAAGGATATGTCTCGACAAAATATTAATCCTAATGTTGTTACTTACACTACTATTATCCGGGGTCTATGTCTTGCTGAAAAACTAGAGGATGCACTTGTCGTTTTTTATAAAATGCAAGATTGTGGTCTGGCTGCTAATGTTGTTACTTACAGTACTTTGATCGATACTTTATGCAAGAACGGAAGACTTAGTGAGGCTTTAGCTTTGTTTAAGATGATGGATGATGCAAAGGTGACTCCCGATGTCTTTACTTATACTAGCATCATTGACGGGCTGTGCAAAGCTGAGGAAATTGACGCTGCATATGGTCTGTTTCTAGAGCTTTCTGCCGGAGGATTACAACCGAATGTATGTACATATACTGCAATGATTGGTGGTTTTTGTAGGAACAGAAAGTTAAATGAAGCAAAAAAgttgtttttgaaaatgaaggaaGATGGTTGCCCACCAAATGTTCATACGTACACTATCATGATCAATGGTTATTGCAGACACGGGGAACTGAATAAAGCAAACGAGTTGCTATTGAAGATGCAAGAAAGTGGTTGCTTAGCGGATGGTTGTACATATAATACCATTACCCAGGGATGTCTTCTGCACAATGAGATGTCAGAGGCAAATCAATATCTTAAAGATTTGAGGAACAATGGGTTCTCTGTAGATGCATATACAAAAGCCTTATTGCTAAGATTTCAGACTTGTGGACAATTAGGGCATTCATCTCCGGAGGTCGCTCAATCTTTTGTTCAAGATCAATATCATGGAGTATCGGATAAATGCTATGATGTGTAA